The Candidatus Latescibacterota bacterium genomic interval CCTCGTGGGTCCTTCCCCAGGTCAACATCATAGATCTCCACGGCCTTAACGATTATGTCATTGCGAGGAACCCTCCTGAAGATACAGGGATGCGAATGATGGCTCATGACAGGTCGGCCCCGGAGGGTTATGTTCAATGTTTCATGCCGAATGTGCAGCTTCGAGGAAAGAAGGATCTGGTAATTCATGAGAGAAGGCAGCCCCTTACCGCTGCCGATATAATAGAGTGTGAAACCAGATGGGCTGAAACAGTCAGGACCCGGTGAGTCGCGAAGCCTGCTGAGACTGCCAGCTCTTTAAAATCTGGCCTGAACATGGTATAATCAGAAAACATGCATCGATCGAGAGATTTTGTATGATCTGTACATCATTGATTTTCTGCTGGAAAAACGGGAGGCGCCTCTTTGGGAAAGATAACATCCATCACAACGAGTCTCTATCATGGGATCTTGTTATTATTGCTTTGTATAGTCACGCTGTCGGCGGGCGTGCATGCTGAAGATCCGAATTCTACTGCCATGGTTCGGACACGGCTTTCGAAAGAGATCACGATCAGGGAGCTGCATAGGTTGAATGTAGATATCCTGGCCGTATATCCGGATGGAAGGATCGATCTTGGTGTCACGGCGAGTCAACTTCAGTGGGTCATATCCAGAGCTCCGATGGCAGAGGTAGTGGAGAGATCGATGCTTCGCGCACCATCCGCTCTTAATGAGAATCTAGGCCTTTATCACACATATGTGGAGATGGAGTCTGTGCTCGACAGTCTCCACGCCGAGTATCCGGGACTTACCAGGATCGATACGCTTGGTACATCGATCGAGGGGAGACTGATAAGGGCCATCAAGATCTCGGACAATGCCGCGATAGATGAATCCGAGCCTGAAGTGCTCCTTATGGGATGTCATCACGCGCGGGAGATCATGTCGGTCGAGGTCCCCCTTATGATGGTGACCTACCTCCTCGATAATTACGGGACCAGCCAGCAGGTCACATCCCTCGTCGACGAGCGGGAGATCTGGATAGCGCCGATGATCAACCCCGACGGGCATGTTTACGTACAGAACAACCATGATGGCGACTGGTGGAACTGGTGGAGAAAGAACAGACGCGACAATGGTGACGGTACTTTTGGAGTCGATCTGAACAGGAACTATGGCTACATGTGGGGATACGACGACATCGGGAGCAATCCTGATCCGGGGGGATGGACATACAGGGGACCGGCCCCCTTCAGCGAGCCGGAGTCCCGGGCTGTAAGAGATTTCTGCGATTCAAGGGAGTTTGTAGCCGCTCTTACCTATCATTCGTACAGCGAGCTGATAATCTATCCCTGGGGATATGACGCGATCTACACCGACGATCATGAGTTGTTTGCCACCCTCGCCGATTCGCTGAACATGGGGCTGGGGTATGTTCCCGGCTGTACAGCGACAAATGTCCTGTATCCGGCGAATGGAGGGACAGATGACTGGGCATACGGGGACACGACCCTCAAACCACCGATCTACTGCTACACCATAGAACTCAATACTTCCGAGGAAGGTGGTTTTGGCCCCCCCGATACGCTGATCCAGCCGACCTTCGACAAGGTCCTCCAGCTTAATCTGACTATCATCAGGAGAGCCGGGGACCCGGCCGGTGTACTGCCGCCTGAAGTGCCGTCCCTCTACGAGGTCGCAGACCTGGCTGACCCTTCGCATCTTGTAAGCTGGACAGCAGGTGGATCTTCCGATCCGAACCCGCCGGTTTCCTATAATCTGCGGGAGTACAGCGGTATGTCGTGGGTGACAGACCCCTGTGAGGTCGGGGATACGCTCTGGGTGGAAAATGGATTCAGTATAAGCAGCACGCGGGCCTTCACCGGAAGTGGCAGCTATTTTTCGGGGAGCGACAACTACCTGCACAACTACATAGAGATGGCAACCTTCTATCCTGTTTCCCACTCCGCTACCATTTCCTGCCAGTTATGGTACGACATCGAAGCAGGCTGGGATTACGCTTTCGTCGAAGCAAGTTTCGATGACGGGTTGACCTGGCAGGCTGTGCCCGGCAACCTGACGACCAACGATGATCCGAACGGCAATAACCGGGGAAACGGTATCACGGGGTCGTCGGTCGGATGGATTGCGGCCGATTTCTATCTCGATCAGATACCGGGGATCCTGACCGATTCGATACTGAAGATCCGGTTTGTTTACAGCACCGATGCCAGCGTTATGGGAGAGGGGATATATATCGACGATATAGATCCTGTCACGGTATACGAGGATCTTGTCATCCTGGCTGAATCACTTCCTGACACATTCTACGTACGGGAAGCGGACGAGACCGGATTTTTCGCGTACCAGGTCAGGGCGACCGATATAGATGGCCATCAAAGCCGGGGGAGCAATATAGTTTTCCATACAGTCAGCGATATAACAGACACCGAGATGACTCCGATGCTCAGAACAGCGCTTCTGCCGAACTATCCGAATCCTTTCAACCCTTCCACTACGATCTGCTTCACAGTCGGAGGGAGTGTGGGGGATACTGCATCGCCGGTGGCAGTCACTCTTGAGCTTTTCGATGTAGGCGGGAGGCGGGTGAGATCATTCGCGGAAAGGCTCCTGGTCCCGGGCGAGTATTCTGTATTGTGGAACGGCCGAAACAGCGGCGGCAAACCGGTATCGAGCGGAATATACTTTCTGCGGCTTGAAGCCGATGGCGAAAGCTTCAACCGGAAGCTTGTGCTGTTGAGATGAGACTGGCGAAGCTCTGGTGATTCCTGTGTCGCTGTGGCTGGTTGTACTCCTTGATATAAGAGCCCGAGTGATACATCTTGATTGACTTCTGACACCCTCGTTGCTACCATGTAAACGAAAATTTACAGGCGTGGCTCGCAGAACCCGATGTGATTTGAGATGCGCTATCTGCAGGCCGCGTTGGGGATTCCACCCCCTGGCTAACAGGACAGGAGTTGCGTGCAGTATTCAAGTAGGCTGGTTTGCGGGCTGTTAAAGCTGCAAGATCGCTTTGTTCCCCGGCTTTTCAAACACCAGTATAATTTTATCATCCCGGTTATTCTTTTAACAGCCTTTGTACTGGTATATCCACACGCCGCTTCCGCCCAGCGCTATCATGTCAGAACGTACTCCGAAGGAGACGGCCTCTCAAGCACAGCTGTAAAAAGTGTCATCCAGGACCATTCGGGAAAGATGTGGTTCGCCACTCGCTCGGGGATATCCTGTTATGACGGGGTGAAATGGGAGACGTACGGGGTAAATGACGGATTGGCGACCCTCTCGCAGAGCACCATTCTCGTGGACCACAGGGGGACTTTGTGGGCCCTGTCGGCAGAATATGAACTCTCGGTCCTGGAAAACGGGAAGTGGAGATTTCTGGCAAGGATTCCCGGCAACACTTTATTCGGGAATCAGCACTCACGTATGGTTGCTGTCAGAGATGGCGATAATCCGATCATTATCATCATATCGAAGAGCAGAGATCTTTATTGTTTCCGCGAGGACAGGGTCGAAATCCTTGCGGAGAGAGCATCGAACGGGATTGTTGATTTTTTCGGCCTGGCTGTTGTAGATAACGATCTGTTTGTTGCAACATCCGGCGGGCTTATGAGTGTTTCCGGCGATTCTCTTGAAAAGGGGTTTCGCCTGGTTGAGGGGTCTCCACGGGAGACTATTCTGAGCGTTGCGTATGAGGAATCCACCGACATGTTCTGGCTTGTCGGAAGCGACTGGATCGGGCAATTGAAAGACGGGATCTTTATAAGGATCAGTGAGATCCGTGAACTTGATACCTCCCTGAACTATGGATATTATTCCAGTATTCCGGATGGGGCCGGAGGCCTTTATTTCGGGGTTGAGACCTGGCTGTCCCGGCTCGATGACAGGAACAATATAGAGATTCTCAACAGGAACAGTGGCTTGATAAACGAAGGGACTACCTCTCTTTTCCGGGACAGGGAAGGTAATGCCTGGGTTGTAGGCCTTCGAGGTATCTCCAGGATCATCAATGACAGATTCGCTGGTTATTCGAAAGATAACGGACTTTTCGACGACGAAGTGACCGGGGTGGTTCAGTTGAACTCTGGAGTCATCGTTCTGGCTCATCCTCTGGGGCTCACATTTCTGGAAGAGAAGATCAGGACAAAAAAGATCACAGACGACAGGCAGAATGAAAGGATCCTCGATCTGGCCAGAGACGATAAAGATGATATCTGGCTGGCGGCAAGTAATGCGGGCCTGATCAGGATCGACAGAAATGGCAGAAAAACGATTTTTGGTGAAGATGAGGGACTCGAATTGCCGGTGCGGTCCGTTTTGTTCGATGCAGAGGGGCAGCTGTGGGTCGCCGGACAGGGGAAAGTCTGCAAATACAGAGATGGCCTGTTCAATGAATTTGTGTTGTGGGATGAATCCGTTTATGGCAACCATAATGTCCGGCGTCTTTTCAAATCGGACGATGGGACGATCTATGTGGGAACGCGGAATCAGGGGATATTCATAATCGAAGGTGGCCAGGTCAGGCAGAACCCCATCGGTGACGATCTGGCGGCCAGAAGTATTTATTCTCTTTTCAAGACATTGGAGGGCACCCTGTATGTCGGTACTTACGGGGGCCTTTTTGCCGATGTGGGTGAAGGGTTCGAGAGAGTGAGTTCCCCCGGGCCGGAGATAGAAAGGCCCGTCTACTTCATAGTCGATGATGGTGACAGCAATCTCTGGTTTGGCACCGATAACGGAGTCTACCGGTGGAATGGCGAGCGGTCCGATCATTTTACAGTCGAGGACGGAGTGATCGGGAGAGAGACAAACCGTGCCGCGGGGTTCGTCGATTCCGATGGCAAAGTATGGATCGGTACAGACCGGGGAGTATCGGTATACCGGAAGGAACATGACATACATGGTGATGTGGCGCCGCTGGTGAATCTGATCTCCCTGGAGACATCCAGCGCGGATTACTCTTTCGATGAGGACCTGGACCTTTCTCATTCAGAGAACACGATTATCATTGAATTCAGCGCTATTTCCTTTGCCGATGAAGACAAGATAATGATCCGCACCTGGCTCGAGGGATACGAAGAGGATTGGGGCGACCCGTATATTTCACACCTTAGGATCCTGAGATATATGAATCTGCCTCCGGGCAGGTATGTATTGCATCTGAAAGCCACGGGCTACGAACAGCCATGGAGCGAGGCCGTGTCATCGCCTGTTATCGCTATAGCAAAACCGTATTGGTCTGGAATCTGGTTCAGGCTGGTTGTCGCTTCGATTGCTCTGTTTATCGCATACGCGATATTCGCGTTTATTTCTCAGAAGAGATATGCCCGCAGGCTCAAGACCGAAGTCGAACAAAAAGTCCTCGAGAAAGAGGAGATCGAGAAAGAGCTGGCGAAGGCAGGCAAAATGAGGTCGATCGGCATTCTTGCCGGGGGTATCGCGCACGACTTTAATAATTTTCTTGTCGGGATCATAGGGAACCTTTCGCTTCTGGAGATGTCAGCGAATCTGAGCGAAGAAGACAGGGAGTTGACGGGGCAGGCTGCCAAAGCCGCGCAGAAGGCGAAGGCTCTCACAAGTCAGCTCCTGACCTTTTCACGCGGGGGAAGCCCCGTGCGTGAACCTGGGAATATAGAGAATGTGATCAGGGAGTCGGCCGCCTTTGTTCTGAGAGGTTCAAAAGTGGACTGCCGGTTTGAGTTGCCTGATGATCTCTGGCCGGTCCGTATGGATGCCGATCAGATAAACCAGGTGATCAACAGTATTCTCATAAATGCCCGCCAGGCCATGTCGGAGGGCGGAGTGATAAATATCCGGGGGAGGAATGTCGAGCGTTCCCCTGACGGGAAGGGTGGACAATTTCCCGCAACGGGTATGTTTGTGATGATAGAGATCGAAGATCATGGAGAAGGAATCCCGGCGGACCAGATCGATCATATCTTTGATCCCTATTATTCCATGAAAGACGAGGGTGAGGGCCTGGGGCTGACCACGGCATACTCAATAATCGACAAGCATAAAGGTTTTCTCGAAGTACGGTCTCAGGTCGGTGAAGGTACTACGCTGATCTTCTATCTGCCGGCAGTGAAGGAAATGCTATCCGTCGATCCTCCCGTGAAAGAGAGACAAAGCTTAAAGAAGGCCAGGATCCTGGTGATGGATGATGATGATACCGTACGCACCCTCATTGTGAAAATGGTCGGGATGGCAGGTCATATTGCCGGTGAAGCCGAGAATGGGACCGAGGCGCTCGAACTCTACAGGAAATCGATCGAGAAAGGCAATAAATGGGATATCGTCATAATGGACCTGACTATTCCCGGAGGAATGGGAGGTAAGGAGACGATCGGACCTCTGCTTGAGCTGGACCCCGAAGCAAGAGCGATAGTATCAAGCGGGTACTCAAGCGACGACGTACTGGCGAACTATGAGAAATACGGATTTCGTGCCAGGCTGGCGAAACCGTTCACTGCCGGTGCCCTGAAAGATATCATAAGTCAAGTCCTTGAAGAATAGTCGATCGTGATCCCGAATCCATCCATTATCTGTTGACAAATGTCCGCAACAGCTTATCTTTTGGCAAAATTGGATTGCCAGCCACTCCCCTCGCCGGGAAAAGGATCGTTCATCTATTCGCAAGCGTGTTCGGCATTGATCGATGTCCTCGCCACGCACAATGGGCAGGGTGACTGCCCGTGGAGCTGTTTTATGAGCAGGATGACAGAAAATAAAGAAATCAGGAATATCGCCATAATCGCTCATGTGGATCATGGCAAGACTACGCTTGTGGATGCAATGTTCAGGCAGAGCGGCCTGCTCCGGGAGGGACAGGTCGTAGATGAACGGCTGATGGACAATATGGACCTCGAACGTGAACGTGGGATAACGATCGCTGCCAAAAACTGTTCGGTGTCATGGAAAGACGTGAAGATAAACATTATCGATACGCCGGGACATTCCGATTTTGGTGCCGAAGTGGAAAGGGCCCTTTCGATGGCCGATGGCGCCATTCTTCTTGTAGACGCGTCCGAAGGACCTCTGCCGCAGACACGCTTTGTGCTGAAAAAGACTCTTGAAGCGGGACTCAAGGTCATAGTCGTGATCAACAAGATCGACCGGAAAGACGCGCAATCCGCCCAGGTGCTCGACGCGATCTATGATCTGTTCATAGATCTCGGCGCCGGCGACGAGCAGATCGATTTTCCTCTCCTTTACGCGATAGGCCGTGACGGGATCGCCAAAAAGACACTGGAAGAAGAGACAGACAACATTCACCAGCTGCTTGACGCGATCATCGATGAGATCCCGCCCCCGGCCTACGATCCGGATGAGCCGTTTCAGATGCTCGTATCTGATCTCGGGTATTCGGATTACCTTGGCAGGCTCGCTGTGGGAAGGGTCATCAACGGCAGTGTCGGTTCGAACAAGCTGCTCATCCGTATAGGAGAGCATGGCAAGCAGCATCCTCTGAGAGTGACGAAACTTCAGAAATACGAAGGTATGTCTTACAAGCCCGCCGAGTTTGTCACCGCCGGTGATATCGCTGTCCTTGCCGGGATCGTCGATGTCAAGATCGGAGATACGATCTGCACGAGGGAGCATCCAAAGGCGCTGAAACGTATCACTATCGACGAGCCGACTATCTCTATGCGATTTACGGTCAACGATTCCCCGTTCAGCGGTCAGGAAGGCCGTTTCGTCCAGTCTCCAAAGATACGCGAGCGCCTCCATAAGGAGACTCTCATGAACGTTGCGATCCAGATGGAGGAAGACCGCGAGCGTGACTGTTTCATCGTTAAAGGGCGCGGAGAGTTCCAGATGGCTATCCTGATAGAGACGATGAGAAGAGAAGGGTTCGAATTCTGCGTTGGACGTCCGCACGTCATATTCAAATATGAGAATGGAAAACGGCTCGAGCCGATCGAACGCCTGTTCATCGATTGCGAAGAGGCGTTTCTCGGTACGGTAACAGAGAAACTGGCTATTCGCAAAGCCAGGATGGCCGATTTGATCCATGACGGCAGTGGCCGGGTCAGAGTCGAATTTTCGGCCCCTTCGAGGGCACTGATAGGATATCGGGATGAATTTCTCACCGATACCAAGGGGACCGGCGTGATGAACTCGTATTTCGCCGGATACGAGGAATACAGGGGTGATTTCAATACTCGTTTCACAGGTTCGATAGTGGCCGACAGAATGGGCAAGGCCGTGGCCTATGCGCTCTTCAACCTTGAGGCGCGCGGACGGATGTTCGTGAACCCGGGTGACCCGGGATACGAGGGAATGATCGTCGGTGAACATAACAGGGGTAACGATATCAACGTCAATCAGGCGAAGGAGAAGAAGCTGTCAAATATGAGAGCCTCTGGCAAGGACGACGCCGTGGTCCTGACTCCTGTGAAACCTATTACGATAGAAAAGGCCCTGAATTTCATCCGCGACGATGAGATGGTCGAGATCACACCCAAGTCGATCCGGCTGAAAAAGACCATCCTGTCCGCCCAGCTCAGAAACAACCTCAAGCCTGATTCATTTACCGATTTGAGTCCAGCAGATCGCTCAGGAGAGTAGACATCTCAGTCAGCGTGTAAGGTTTTACAAGTACTCCGGCAAAACCAAAATCCTGAAAATCGGCCATGGTCGAGTCGTTTCAAGTCATCTGTCAGGTTTGTTCAGCGCCAGATGCTGTCCCGTATCGGTGCGACGGCGATTTGGTGAAACCC includes:
- the typA gene encoding translational GTPase TypA codes for the protein MSRMTENKEIRNIAIIAHVDHGKTTLVDAMFRQSGLLREGQVVDERLMDNMDLERERGITIAAKNCSVSWKDVKINIIDTPGHSDFGAEVERALSMADGAILLVDASEGPLPQTRFVLKKTLEAGLKVIVVINKIDRKDAQSAQVLDAIYDLFIDLGAGDEQIDFPLLYAIGRDGIAKKTLEEETDNIHQLLDAIIDEIPPPAYDPDEPFQMLVSDLGYSDYLGRLAVGRVINGSVGSNKLLIRIGEHGKQHPLRVTKLQKYEGMSYKPAEFVTAGDIAVLAGIVDVKIGDTICTREHPKALKRITIDEPTISMRFTVNDSPFSGQEGRFVQSPKIRERLHKETLMNVAIQMEEDRERDCFIVKGRGEFQMAILIETMRREGFEFCVGRPHVIFKYENGKRLEPIERLFIDCEEAFLGTVTEKLAIRKARMADLIHDGSGRVRVEFSAPSRALIGYRDEFLTDTKGTGVMNSYFAGYEEYRGDFNTRFTGSIVADRMGKAVAYALFNLEARGRMFVNPGDPGYEGMIVGEHNRGNDINVNQAKEKKLSNMRASGKDDAVVLTPVKPITIEKALNFIRDDEMVEITPKSIRLKKTILSAQLRNNLKPDSFTDLSPADRSGE
- a CDS encoding immune inhibitor A; the encoded protein is MGKITSITTSLYHGILLLLLCIVTLSAGVHAEDPNSTAMVRTRLSKEITIRELHRLNVDILAVYPDGRIDLGVTASQLQWVISRAPMAEVVERSMLRAPSALNENLGLYHTYVEMESVLDSLHAEYPGLTRIDTLGTSIEGRLIRAIKISDNAAIDESEPEVLLMGCHHAREIMSVEVPLMMVTYLLDNYGTSQQVTSLVDEREIWIAPMINPDGHVYVQNNHDGDWWNWWRKNRRDNGDGTFGVDLNRNYGYMWGYDDIGSNPDPGGWTYRGPAPFSEPESRAVRDFCDSREFVAALTYHSYSELIIYPWGYDAIYTDDHELFATLADSLNMGLGYVPGCTATNVLYPANGGTDDWAYGDTTLKPPIYCYTIELNTSEEGGFGPPDTLIQPTFDKVLQLNLTIIRRAGDPAGVLPPEVPSLYEVADLADPSHLVSWTAGGSSDPNPPVSYNLREYSGMSWVTDPCEVGDTLWVENGFSISSTRAFTGSGSYFSGSDNYLHNYIEMATFYPVSHSATISCQLWYDIEAGWDYAFVEASFDDGLTWQAVPGNLTTNDDPNGNNRGNGITGSSVGWIAADFYLDQIPGILTDSILKIRFVYSTDASVMGEGIYIDDIDPVTVYEDLVILAESLPDTFYVREADETGFFAYQVRATDIDGHQSRGSNIVFHTVSDITDTEMTPMLRTALLPNYPNPFNPSTTICFTVGGSVGDTASPVAVTLELFDVGGRRVRSFAERLLVPGEYSVLWNGRNSGGKPVSSGIYFLRLEADGESFNRKLVLLR
- a CDS encoding response regulator, whose protein sequence is MQYSSRLVCGLLKLQDRFVPRLFKHQYNFIIPVILLTAFVLVYPHAASAQRYHVRTYSEGDGLSSTAVKSVIQDHSGKMWFATRSGISCYDGVKWETYGVNDGLATLSQSTILVDHRGTLWALSAEYELSVLENGKWRFLARIPGNTLFGNQHSRMVAVRDGDNPIIIIISKSRDLYCFREDRVEILAERASNGIVDFFGLAVVDNDLFVATSGGLMSVSGDSLEKGFRLVEGSPRETILSVAYEESTDMFWLVGSDWIGQLKDGIFIRISEIRELDTSLNYGYYSSIPDGAGGLYFGVETWLSRLDDRNNIEILNRNSGLINEGTTSLFRDREGNAWVVGLRGISRIINDRFAGYSKDNGLFDDEVTGVVQLNSGVIVLAHPLGLTFLEEKIRTKKITDDRQNERILDLARDDKDDIWLAASNAGLIRIDRNGRKTIFGEDEGLELPVRSVLFDAEGQLWVAGQGKVCKYRDGLFNEFVLWDESVYGNHNVRRLFKSDDGTIYVGTRNQGIFIIEGGQVRQNPIGDDLAARSIYSLFKTLEGTLYVGTYGGLFADVGEGFERVSSPGPEIERPVYFIVDDGDSNLWFGTDNGVYRWNGERSDHFTVEDGVIGRETNRAAGFVDSDGKVWIGTDRGVSVYRKEHDIHGDVAPLVNLISLETSSADYSFDEDLDLSHSENTIIIEFSAISFADEDKIMIRTWLEGYEEDWGDPYISHLRILRYMNLPPGRYVLHLKATGYEQPWSEAVSSPVIAIAKPYWSGIWFRLVVASIALFIAYAIFAFISQKRYARRLKTEVEQKVLEKEEIEKELAKAGKMRSIGILAGGIAHDFNNFLVGIIGNLSLLEMSANLSEEDRELTGQAAKAAQKAKALTSQLLTFSRGGSPVREPGNIENVIRESAAFVLRGSKVDCRFELPDDLWPVRMDADQINQVINSILINARQAMSEGGVINIRGRNVERSPDGKGGQFPATGMFVMIEIEDHGEGIPADQIDHIFDPYYSMKDEGEGLGLTTAYSIIDKHKGFLEVRSQVGEGTTLIFYLPAVKEMLSVDPPVKERQSLKKARILVMDDDDTVRTLIVKMVGMAGHIAGEAENGTEALELYRKSIEKGNKWDIVIMDLTIPGGMGGKETIGPLLELDPEARAIVSSGYSSDDVLANYEKYGFRARLAKPFTAGALKDIISQVLEE